From the genome of Deltaproteobacteria bacterium:
TCGCATGGGTCAGCGCGTCCATGCCGGTGGAGGCCGTCTGGAAGGGCGGCAGTCCGTGGGTGAGCTTGGGGTCATCGAGTGCCAGTGTTGGCACCACGAACGGGCTCACGATGGTCTTTTTTACATGCGTCTTGTCGTCGGTGATGATGGCGCCGACCGAAACTTCCGAGCCGGTACCTGATGTCGTGGCCAGGCAGATGAGCGGCGGCTGGTCGGCCGTGATCTTGGCGAGTCCGCCCTTCCCCAGTTCATAGTCCATGATGTCGCCGGGGTGCTTGGCCATGATTCGCACGCTCTTGGCCACGTCCATGACCGATCCGCCGCCAACAGCCACGACGCCATCGCATCCGGCCGACTTGTAGATCTGTTCGGCGGCACGGACCTGGTCGGCCGTCGGGTTGGGCAGCACGCCCAGGAACTTCTCCACCTTGAGGCCCACTTTTTCCAGCGACTCGCAGATAGGGCCCAGCACGCCCACGCTCTCGACGCCCTTGTCGGAAACAACAAGGACGCGGGTGATCCCCATCTTCTTTGCTTCGGAGCCGACCGTCGTCGAAACGCCGTCACCAATGATGATCCTGGAGGGAAGTGTGTGATTAAAACGAGCCATGTCCCGGTTACCTGTCCCTTGGAAGCCGTCAGTCGCCGGTTTAGTAGCACGTCCGTACGATTTGTCGATGGGGCGGTCAATTTCGCGGCGGCTCACACCGTCTCGCCACACCCGCCGGTTTCCGGCTAGGATTCCGCCCATGAAAACGCCTCACCCGCTCTCAGCCCTGGTCCTTCTGCCACTGGTTCTGGTGGCTGCTTTCGTCGCCGGTTGCCACAAGCCCGGTCCGGAAAAATTCCTGACCATCGCCGTATCGGCCGATATTCGCGCCGACTTCGAGCCACTCCTGAAAACTCCCCATGCCCTTGGTGGATATGGGGCTGTCGTGGTCTCCGGTCCCGCCGCGTCGATACCTCGCCGTATCCGTGATGAGGGGTTCTCGCCCGACATGGTCCTGACCTCGGACGCGTCGGGACTTCTCCAGGTCGCAGGTACCCAGCTGGTCGAAAAGGCGGTTCCGGTAGCCCGTCGTGGCGACACGACGATTGCCCTGGCCTTCCTCCGCAGGTCGTCCAGGCGCGAGGGATACGCCCGGGTGATGGATTTTCTTCGCGGTGCCGAGGCGGCCGCCCGGATGCAGATGGCCGGTTACGAACCAGTTGGCCCTGCCGGTGAAACGGTCGTGAGTGACGACGGCCGGGAAATACGGAAGCCCCCGCCCGGCACACAGATCGGCCGCGGGTCCGGTTATTGAACGGGGCCCTGGACCGCGTTCACCATGGCTGACACAAGCGGATGCCAGATGTCCGGGTTTTCCTTGAGCGTGATCCGGTCCAGAAACAGTCCCGATATCCGTTCGGCGGCGCGGCCATTCAGCGGGTACGGACTGTCCATCGCCAGAAGGCTCGCCCCGATGACGACGGGCCGGTTCAGCGGTTCCCGTGCGCTGACAGTCCAGGCGGAAACCGGCTTTCCGAGCGGATCGCCGCCGTCGGTCAGGAACAGTTCGATAGTCCCTCCCGTGAACAGGAAAATCCCGTATGGCTGATGCCCCTCATAAAAAAGAAACTGCCCCGCCCCGTAATTCACGGGCGTCGCCACCGGCGCAATCCGCTCAACCTCCTGCCCGGTTCCGTAGCGGATCAGAAGCTCCACGGGTGAATGCTGGGTGCCAAGTCTCATCGCAGGCCCAGTTAACCACAGGAACAGGAAACTGACGTTGATCTGGATCAATCCGGAGAAAATTATCCGGCGGCGGAACTGGTCAGGTCAGACAGGCGTTTCATGTCGGAAATGCCGATCATGCGGCCCTGGCTTGTCACCAGTCCTTCATCCTTGAGCTCGGCGAGCATCCGGATCAGCGTCTCCACGCTGGTCCCGATCATTTCGGCCATCTCCTGCCGGGTCAGCGGCACATCCAGCCAGAGAATCCCCTCGGACTGGGCATCGGTGATGCCAAACCGCATTCCGAGATGACGGAACAGCCTCAATGTCCGGTCACGGACATTCATCGTCGATATAGAGAGAACCGTATCTTCCATCTGCTGGGTATCGCCCAGCGTTTTGGACAGCAGCCGGCTCACCAGTTCGCGCCGGTCCGAGAACATGGACAGGAAGCTTTCCTTCGGAATGAAGCAGACGACGGCATTTTCGAGGGCCTCGGCGGTTTCCGCATGTGCCCCTCCGCGGATGACCGCGCTGAATCCCAGCAGATCCCCCGGGCCGACGATCCGGATAATCTGCCGCTGCCCGCCCGGTCCCAGCCGGTAGCATTTCACCCGGCCTTCCTTGATGCAGAACACGCCGGTCGGGCGGTTGCCCTCATAGTAGAGAGACTGGGTGCGCCGGTAGACGTTATGAATCTTCCGTTCCGACAGCCGCTCCAGATCGGGACGCTGGAGATCCTGGAACGGACTCTGCCCCACGGTGCCGCACAGTGCACAGTCTAGTTTTTCGCTGAGTATCCGGTTCTTGCTGGTTCGGACTGCCGCCATCGGTCTGCCTTGCTCGGCCAATAGTGACCGAAAATTAGCTGCGATGTACTGACGCAGGTCATAAAACCCTGCCTGAACTTCTCCTAATGATGAGGCCACTGGCTGACTGCGCGAGGGCTGCGCGGAATGTGCTGGCCTCTATTATGACGCTGCTCTGGAAAATACTGTCGGTGGCTCTCTTTCTGGGGCTCATTCTTGGCGGAGTGATCATCAAGCGCCAGTACGGTCACCCGGAGCTGGTTCCGGCATTCCATATCCCGGCAGCCGTTGTACTGGTCTGGGTGGTTTCTCTCAACCGTAACGAGCGCAAGGAGGCCCGGTACCGGGCTGAACTGGAAGCCCTGAGGCTGAGAGGCCGTCCCGGGGCTGCTCTACAGCGTACGGCCGACTGACCCCGGACCGATGGCCGGGGATGCACCGATTGCAAGGGCGAAGGAAACGAGGACGCTACGTGAGCACTGACAGCATGATCCCGCGAAAGTCGGCATTTCTGGTTGCGGGACTAATGGGCGCGCTGATCGCCCTCGCCGCAGGCGGCCGGTTTGCCGTTCACGCCCAGGGCGGAGCCACCTCGGAGCGCATGTCGGCTCTGGAACAGGCCGAACTTCTCAAGCAGGGCCGGGAACTGTACGTGCAGAACTGTGCCGGCTGCCACGGCCTCAAGGGGGACGGGCATGGACCGGCTGCCCGCTGGCTGAACCCCAAGCCCCGGGACTTCCGCGACGGGGTCTACAAGTTCCGCTCCACACCCGCCGGAGCGTTGCCCACCGATGGCGACCTGATGCGGACACTGACCGCCGGTGTGATCGGAACGAGCATGCCTTCGTGGCACCTGGTCCCCGACCGGCACCGCTATGCGCTGGTCCAGTACATCAAGACCTTCTCGGCCTCGTTCGAAGACGTTTCGATGAGCGAGCCGCCAATCCACCTCTCCCCGCCGCCAGAAGACCTGATGAGCCCGCAGCGGGTCTACGAGGGCCGGCTGGTCTATGAAAAAATGGCCTGTAACCAGTGTCACGGAGATACCGGCCTGGGCGACGGCCCTTCGGCCAATGCGCTCGATGACCAGTGGGGCTTCAGGCTGAAACCGGCAAACTTCGTCCACGGCAAGCTCCGCGGCGGCGACACCCCGGTAGATATCTACCGGACCTTCACGACGGGCCTGAACGGCACGCCGATGCCGGCCTACCGCGACGACCTGACCGAGGACGAGCGGTGGTCGCTGGTCGCCTATATCCGGGCGCTCAGGGACGGAGCCGACCCGCATCCCCCTGCCCCCGAAGCGGCAGAATGATCCTGAAGTTCCTGCTCAAGGAGTATGCCAGACATGAGTGAAACGACCGGTGCAAAACCCGCCAACCGATACTATGCCAGCGAGGAAACGCTCGTTGACTACGCGATGGTCAAGGCGCATCTGGCGGTATCGGTCATCTTCCTTCTGGTGGCGATCCTGGCCGGGTTCCTCTACTCGCTCCAGTTCACCAACTCCTATCCCTTCAAGGGGATTTCCTGGCTCTCGCCCGGCCGGGTCCGGATGCTCCACACCAACGCCATCGCGTACGCCTGGCTCGTGATGGCGTTCTTCGGCCTGCTTCACTATATGCTCCCGAAGCTGACAGGACAGCGGGTTCTGAGCCCGGTCATCAGCCGCTTTGTCCTGTGGGCATGGGTAGCGATCGTGGCCGGCACCGTCGTCGGCATCCTCGGCGGAACCGCCCAGGCACTGGAATGGGGCGAGACGCCCGCCTGGCTCGATCCGATCATCGTCGTGGTCTACCTCATCATGGCCGCGAACTTCATCGCCCCGGTCATCAAGTCCAGGCAGAAGCACCTGTATGTAAGTACGTGGTATATCGTCGCGGCCCTGGTCTGGACTGGCCTCAACTACGTCATGGGCAACTTCATGGTGGAGTACGTGGCGCCGGGAACCGGTGGTGCCGCGCTCACCAGCATGTTCATCCACAATCTTGTCGGCCTGTTTGTGACGCCGATCGGCATCGCTTCCATGTACTATCTGCTACCGCTGGTCCTGAATAAGCCGATCTACTCGCACTCCCTGTCGCTGATCGGCTTCTGGGGCCTTGCGTTCTTCTATCCGCTGAACTCGACACACCATTACATCTTCAGCCCGATTCCCATGTGGGCGCAGTATGCCGGCATCGTCGCCTCCGTTGGCGTTCACGTGGTCGTCTATACCGTGGTCTACAACTTCTGGATGACCATGCGTGGTGAAAACGCCCAGCTCGGACGTAATATTCCGTACGGATGGATCATGGCCGGGACGTTCTTCTATCTGGTCACCTGCATCCAGTGCGCGTTCCATGTGACCCTCACCTTCCAGGAGATCATCCACTTCACCGACTGGGTGGTCGCCCACGCCCACATGGTGCTGTTCGGAACCTTCACGTTCTGGTCGATCGCCTGGGTTTACTACCTGA
Proteins encoded in this window:
- a CDS encoding iron-containing alcohol dehydrogenase, which encodes MARFNHTLPSRIIIGDGVSTTVGSEAKKMGITRVLVVSDKGVESVGVLGPICESLEKVGLKVEKFLGVLPNPTADQVRAAEQIYKSAGCDGVVAVGGGSVMDVAKSVRIMAKHPGDIMDYELGKGGLAKITADQPPLICLATTSGTGSEVSVGAIITDDKTHVKKTIVSPFVVPTLALDDPKLTHGLPPFQTASTGMDALTHAIEAYVSKMDSPFGGALALEAIQLIGKSLVTAVKEPTNARARHDMMYASMIAGIAFSQNNLGAVHALAHQLSTEFGFAHGFANALMLVPVMKYNLESAPAKYAQIAIALGADRKKSDAELAKESVDLVERLRIATGLPGLIREGKGARATDLKRLASQAMMDVCHVSNPRPCSPAVMEQLFAEAGADAA
- a CDS encoding Crp/Fnr family transcriptional regulator, whose amino-acid sequence is MAAVRTSKNRILSEKLDCALCGTVGQSPFQDLQRPDLERLSERKIHNVYRRTQSLYYEGNRPTGVFCIKEGRVKCYRLGPGGQRQIIRIVGPGDLLGFSAVIRGGAHAETAEALENAVVCFIPKESFLSMFSDRRELVSRLLSKTLGDTQQMEDTVLSISTMNVRDRTLRLFRHLGMRFGITDAQSEGILWLDVPLTRQEMAEMIGTSVETLIRMLAELKDEGLVTSQGRMIGISDMKRLSDLTSSAAG
- a CDS encoding c-type cytochrome, producing MSTDSMIPRKSAFLVAGLMGALIALAAGGRFAVHAQGGATSERMSALEQAELLKQGRELYVQNCAGCHGLKGDGHGPAARWLNPKPRDFRDGVYKFRSTPAGALPTDGDLMRTLTAGVIGTSMPSWHLVPDRHRYALVQYIKTFSASFEDVSMSEPPIHLSPPPEDLMSPQRVYEGRLVYEKMACNQCHGDTGLGDGPSANALDDQWGFRLKPANFVHGKLRGGDTPVDIYRTFTTGLNGTPMPAYRDDLTEDERWSLVAYIRALRDGADPHPPAPEAAE
- a CDS encoding cbb3-type cytochrome c oxidase subunit I, with product MSETTGAKPANRYYASEETLVDYAMVKAHLAVSVIFLLVAILAGFLYSLQFTNSYPFKGISWLSPGRVRMLHTNAIAYAWLVMAFFGLLHYMLPKLTGQRVLSPVISRFVLWAWVAIVAGTVVGILGGTAQALEWGETPAWLDPIIVVVYLIMAANFIAPVIKSRQKHLYVSTWYIVAALVWTGLNYVMGNFMVEYVAPGTGGAALTSMFIHNLVGLFVTPIGIASMYYLLPLVLNKPIYSHSLSLIGFWGLAFFYPLNSTHHYIFSPIPMWAQYAGIVASVGVHVVVYTVVYNFWMTMRGENAQLGRNIPYGWIMAGTFFYLVTCIQCAFHVTLTFQEIIHFTDWVVAHAHMVLFGTFTFWSIAWVYYLIPKVWHRRLYSRTLAQWHFWLSFLGLLLMFVSLTAAGLVQGYMWKSMAPFIDSVRASVPFWLTRTLTGTAIVIAQLLFLYNLYRTFKGPEVLTDEVHIPLDCSEPANWQPVITGPAAAARPVPAV